One Nitrospirota bacterium genomic window, CCCTAAACCGCACGTCTTTGTCCACCTTGCTGCTGTTCCCGTCCGAATAGTCGCTGTCCCAGGTCGCATCGCCGCTTCCCGCTGCACCATACAATCCCAGCCCGGCCGCCCCGGCAACGCGTGGCCCAAAAAGACCTGAAACCGCCAGACACGTGACGATCGCGGCGGACGTTATCAATCGACGCATGAGGGAAGCCTCTCTTTCACGATCCCTTTTCGCCGGGCGCGAGGGACAGGGTACTCGCCGTGCAGGCAAAGATGATTCTATCAGTGAATTGATTATACGGATGCGCAGTGCTTTGTCAATCCCAGAAGACCCAGGATATCTTTTATTTTTCTTCGTGTCTCCGCGGCTTCGTGTGAGGCCCGCTGTGGATTCATCAAGCCGCAAGGCGTGCCTCTGACCTGTTCTGCTCTTCTGTCACGAATACCTTTTCAATCTGATTGCACAACAGCTGGATCAGCTGGCAACCGGAAAGCGCCGCGATCGCTGCGCCGGTGAACGGCGCGGTCCACTGCCCTACCATGTACAGACCTGACAAACGCGGCAACGTCCGGAAGAATGTCTGCTTCCTGTTGTCCGGCGTGATATACCAGCCATCGGCGAGCCCTGCGGCGCAGTTCACTCAATCGCGGATCTCAGCCTCAACGAGCTTGGCAAGAAGGACGAGCGACTCCTGCCATCCGAGATAACAGGCATCAACGGGAATCGCTTCGGGGATGCCCTCCTGCACGATGTCCAGGTCGGTTCCGAAGGCGCTCTTCTTCAGGTGCACCGTCGTTCGCATCTCGCCGGCAAGGCCGGGATCGTCGAATCTGTCCGTGTATACAAGCCGCTCGTTCGGGATCAGCTCAAGGTACTCGCCATGGAACGCATGGCTTCTGCCTGTCGTGAAGTTCGTGAACGACATCCGGTAGGTCCCGCCTACCTTCGGGTCGAGCTGGTGGACCCTTCCCGTGAACCCGTTGGGCGGAAGCCACTTCGCCATGGCATCGGCATCGAGAAATGAGCGATAGACCCGCTCCGGCGCTGCGCGCAGCACGCGGTAAAGTTTCACAGTACCCGTAGGCATGATTTGACCCTCCTTCTGCTGTTGCTGCCCGGTTCGCGCGCCGCTGGCATGCGACCGGATCTTTGCCCTTCTGATACCACGATACCACTGATTCGGGGGAAGGTCAAAGAAGGGAGGCTACGCGGGGAATGCGACCCCGGACAAGCGGCAGCATTCTGAAAGATACTTTTCCTGGACAGCCGGGTCTGCGGCAGCGGGGTGAAAGCTCCGGAGCTGCTGGTGAGAGAAATATCGTCCCGAGACCAGGGCTTCCTGGACCGAGCTTGCAGCCAGCCACGCCTGCGTACGCGACCCCTCCTCGACGCTGACGGGAGCTCCCCGCCCTCCCATCTTCGTGGCTGCCCAGCCGGGATCCACGGCATTGGACAATACGCCGGGCCATTTGCGGGCGACGGCAAAGGCGAGGATGACGTTGTGCAGCTTCGAATCGGCGTAGGCGCTCGAGGCCGAACAGCGCCGGCTGGTCCACGCGAGGTCGTGGAGCGTGGCATCGCCGCCTTGGTGCAGGCCCGAGCTCGTATA contains:
- a CDS encoding SDR family NAD(P)-dependent oxidoreductase, which produces MARVFITGSSDGLGLMEARMLVSQGHQVVLHGRSRQRADEALSKVPGALTAVVGDLASIAETKSLADQVNELGPFDAVIHNAGVYGESQCIRTVDGLPQIFVVNSLAPYILTCLIRRPKRLVYTSSGLHQGGDATLHDLAWTSRRCSASSAYADSKLHNVILAFAVARKWPGVLSNAVDPGWAATKMGGRGAPVSVEEGSRTQAWLAASSVQEALVSGRYFSHQQLRSFHPAAADPAVQEKYLSECCRLSGVAFPA
- a CDS encoding SRPBCC family protein, yielding MPTGTVKLYRVLRAAPERVYRSFLDADAMAKWLPPNGFTGRVHQLDPKVGGTYRMSFTNFTTGRSHAFHGEYLELIPNERLVYTDRFDDPGLAGEMRTTVHLKKSAFGTDLDIVQEGIPEAIPVDACYLGWQESLVLLAKLVEAEIRD